GGGCGCTGCGGCTCAACCACGGGTACGGCCCTGGGGTGGCGATCGCGGCCGTCGTCGGCTGCGTACTCGTGCTGGCCTTCGGGGTCGTCCGGGCCGGGCGGCTCGGGGCCGGCCGTGCGGCCGTGCTGCTGTACGCCGTCTCCCTGGCCATGATGTGGTCGTACGCGCTCCGCGGCGAGCTGGTCTACGGGTTCGACATCGCCTCCGAGTACGCCGTGGCCCAGGAGACGGCGACCTCGGGGATCTGGGTGACCGGTCCGCACCCCGACGCGTACGGGGCGATGCTCAGCATCACCGTTCTGCCGTCCGAGCTGCACGCCCTGACCGGGCTGCCGGTCCTGCTGGTGCTCAAGGTCGTCTATCCGGCGATCTTCGCGATGTTCCCCGTCGGGATCTTCCACCTCGCCCGGCGCTTCCTGCCGGGCCAGTGGGCGTTCGCCGCCGCCGCGTTCGTGACGGCACAGGGCGCACTGTCCCAGCAGTTCCCGGCGCTGGCCCGGCAGGAGATCGCCATGCTGCTGTTCGCCGCGCTGTGCGGGGCTGTGCTCGACGCCCGGCTGCGGCGCTTCCCCAAGGCGGCGTTGTTGTGCCTGTTCGGGCCGGGCATCGTGGTCTCGCACTACACGACCGCGTACTTCACGGCCGTGATGCTCGGCGGGGCGCTGGTCCTGCAGGCCGTGCTGTGGGCGCTGCGGCGGCCGCGGATCGCGCCGCGGGCGGTCGTGGCGGCGCTGCTGCCCGGATTGCTCGCCGGGGTGCTCTGGTACGTTCCGATCACCCGGTCGACGGCCAACATCGGCGAATTCCGCACCGCGCTGAGCTCTGAGGGCCTGCGGCTGCTGCCCGGCGCCGAGACCGCCGGGACGCTGCTCTCCGCCTACCTGCGGGGCACCGACGTGACTCGCATCCCGACGTACCTCTACGGCAAGCGGGTGGTGCCCAAATACCGTCCGCCCAAGGCCGCCGTGACGCCTGCCGCCGACGCGGGCGATCCCCGATGGGGCCTTGGGGACGCGGGGGTGCCCGTCCCCCCGAAGATCGCGCCGGCGGTGAGCGCGTCGCTCGACCTAGGTGTGCTGCTGGTCCAGCAGCTGGCGAACCTGCTCGGCCTGATCGGCGCCCTGGTCATGGCCGTGCGCCGCCGCTCGTCGTGGCTGGTGCGGCGGATCGGCGTGCTGGCCGTGCCCATGCTGGGTGCCCTGGTCCTGCTGCGCGTCTCCGGCACCCTCGCCGCCGCGTACAACCAGACCCGCGCCCAGTTGCAGGCGCTGACGCTCGTCACCATCGCCATGTTCTGGCTGCTGCACCGCGTCTCGGCGGTCAAACTCCCCGTTCGGCTCCGCCGGACGGCGTACGGGCTGGCGGGAGCGGCCGTCGTCGTCACCTTCGCGACCGGCAGCGGCCTGGACAACGTGCTGCTCGGCGGGGAGCGGGCGACCAACCTCTCGACGCGCGGCGAGGACTGCGAGCGGTTCTGCATGTACGAGGCCGAACTGGCGGGGGCGCGCTGGCTCAAAGAGGCGGCACGCGGCTCGCCCGACCGCCTCTACGCCGACCGGTACGCGCAGCTGCGGTTGTTCGCCGAGCTCGGGCCGGGACGGCGGATCCAGACCGACATCACCCCCCTGACCTTGGACCAGCGGGCCTGGGTGTACGCGAGCTGGTCCAACACCGCCGTCGGCCGCGCCAGGTCATTGTTCGACAATCAGCTCGCCCTGTACGCGTTCCCGACCAGTTTCATCGAGGCGCACTACGATCTCGTGTACACGAGCGGAGTCACGAAGGTCTTCCACCGATGATCTCTATCGTCATCGTCAGCAAGGACGAGCCCGGACTGGACAGCACCCTCGACGGCGTCACCCGCGCGGCCGAGTCCGCCGGCCTGCCGTACGAGATCATCGTCGTGGACGCCTCCGAAGGCCGGCTCGACGCCATCGCCGCCGCCCACCCGCACGTGCGGTGGACGGCCTTCAGCCCACCGCCGGGCGTGTCCGTGACCATCCCGCACCAGCGCAACACCGGTGTGCGCGCCGCCAAGGGCGAGATCGTCGTATTCACCGACGCGGGCTGCCTGCCTCAGGGCAACTGGCTGCGCCGCCTTGTCACGCCGATGCTCGACGAGGGCGAGAGCGTCGTGTCGGGGCTCGTCACCGGCCCCGAGGGGCACGACAGTCTCTACGACGCCGACGCCCGGCGCCGGGCCGCCGACCGCTACCTCCCGGAGTGTGGCACCGGCAACCTGGCGGTGCGCCGGGAGGTCTTCGACGAGGTGGCCGGCTTCGACGAGACATTCGGGTACGGCTCCGACGTCGACTTCAGCTGGCGGGTCCAGGACGCCGGGCACCGCATCCGCAGCGCCGGGGACGCGGTCGTCACCCACGAGTGGGGTGACCGCCGCCGGCAGCTTCGCCGCTCGTACGTCTACGGCAAGGCCCGCGCCCGGCTCTACCTCAAGCACCGGAGCCGCCGGGCGCACCTGCTGCGCCGCGAGCCGATGGTGGTGGCGTATCCCCTCTTCCTGCTCGGCCTGCCGCTGACCCTGTGGTTCCCGTTCTACCCGGCGCTGCTGCTGGTGCCGGCCTGGCGCAACCGGCACAACGGTCCGGTGCGGGTCCTCGCCGACCACCTGGTGTACGGTGCGGGCGTGCTCGCCGAACTTGCCGCTCCCCGGGGTCGCGCCGGCCGATGAAGGTGCTGGTCTTCCCCCGCGACAGCAACCCGTACCAGGATCTGCTGTACGGCGAGTTACGCGGGATCGGCGTCCGCGTCCACTACCTGGGTGAGCTGACCTCCTCCCACACGCTCAACCTCCTGCTGCTGCCCGCCGAGCTGGCCGTCCGGCGGCTGGCCGGAGCCCGGATCGTGCACCTGCACTGGGTGTGGAAGTTCGCGCTGCCGGGCGGAGCCCGGATGCGGCGGCCGGCTCAGCTGTGGTTCGCCGCCGTCCTCGGCATCGTGCGGCTGCTCGGCCTGCGGCTGGTGTGGACTGCGCACAACGTGCTGCCGCACCGGCCGGTCTTCGCCGACGACGCCGCCGCCAGGCGCACTCTGGTACGACACTGCGACCTCGTGATCGCCCACCACTCGGCGGCGCTGGACCGGCTGGCGGCCCTGGGGGCGGTGCCGTCCAGGGCCGCCGTGATCCCGCACGGCCCCTTCCCCGCGCCACCGCTGCCGCCGCCGGGCGGGTCGGGCGAGCCCCGCACGTTCCTGTTCTTCGGGCGGATCGAGCCGTACAAGGGGGTCGAGGACCTGCTCGCGGCCTTCACGACGCTGCCCGGCGGGCTGGACGTGCGCCTCGTCATCGCCGGATCATGCCCGGACGCGGCGCTCGCGGCCCGCCTGGAGGCGTCGGCCGCCGACGACGACCGGATCGACCTGCGGCTCGGACGGGTCCGCGACGAGGACGTCGCCAGGCTGTTCGCGGAGGGCGACGTCGTCGTGCTGCCGTTCCGCGAGATCACCACCAGCGGCAGCGCGCTGCTCGCGCTCGCCCACGGCAGGCCGCTGATCGTCCCGGCGCTGCCCGCCCTGGCAGGGCTGCCGGCCGCCGCCCTGGCCGGCTACCGGGACGGCGTCACCGGGCTCACCGCGGCCCTGCGCATGGCAGCGGGCTGGGACGCTGCGACGCTGGCGTCGATGTCGGAAGCCGCGCTGGAGCACGTGAACGGCGTCGGCTGGACCGAGATCGCCCGCGCGACCCGGAACGGCTACGCCACCGTGCTGCGGGATCGAGGCGGGCAGATGAGGGAGCGCGTGCGAACCCTGTTCCGCAACGTCCTGGTCCGCGGAACCTTCCTGCTGCTGGCGAACACGGTGCTGCTCGCAGCGGGCGGCTTCGCGTTCTTCACGCTGGCGGCGCGCAACTACCCGGTCGAGGCCGTCGGCTGGCTGACCGCCGTGACCGCGAGCGTCAACCTGCTGTCCACCATCGCCGGCCTTGGCCTGCCCACCACGCTGCTGCGCCATCTCGTCAAAGCCGACGACCCGCGCCGGCTGGCGGCGATCGCCGTGATCGCCGTCGGCGCAATCGGCGGCCTGCTCGCCCTGCTGTCGCTGCTGATCCTGGCGCCGCTGCTGCCCGGCGGTCCGGAGCTGATCCGGCAGCCGGGGACGATCACTCTGATCACCGTCCTGGTGATGGTCACCGCCGTGGGTGGGACGCTGGACGCGGGGCTGGTGGCGGTCCGGGGCACCGCGGCGCTGCTGGCCAAGAACGTGGCGGGCACCGTGCTGAAGGTCGGCGCGTTGCTGCCGTTGGTCCCTCTCGGGTTCACCGGCCTGGTCCTCGCCTACGGCGGTGGCACACTGCTCGCCTGCTTGCTCGGCGGGGCGGCGCTGTGGCCGCGGCTGCACCGCGTCAGAGACCGCGCACGTCCGATGGAGCTGCTGCGGCGGTATCTGCCGTTCTCCGCCGCCGGTTACCTGGCGACCGCGCTCGGCATGCTGCCCAGCACCGTGGTGCCGCTGGAGGTACTGGACATCCGGGGGCCGCAGGCGGCAGCGTACTTCGCGATCGCCTTCCAGGTGGCGGCCTTCCTCAACTTCATCCCTTCGACGAGCGCGCAGGTGCTGTTCGCCGAGGCGCAGCGGATCTCGCTGCGCCGGTACCTGCGCAAGGCCGTGGTGGGCATCTACGGCCTGCTCGTCCCCGCCGTCGCGGTGATCGTGGTCGGCGCGCCGTACATCCTGCGGGTGTTCGGGGAGGGCTACGCGGCGCAGGCGGCGCAGACGCTGCGGGTCCTGGGCCTGGCCGCGCTGGTCGGCGCGGGGAACTACCTGGTGGACACGATCCTGATCAGCAGGGACCGCACCGGTGCGTACGTCTTCATGAACGGCGCCAACGCGGCCCTGGTGCTGGGGCTGGTGGCGGCGCTGCTCCCGTACGGGCTGACCGCCGCGGCCCTCGGCTGGACGCTCGCGCAGGGCCTGTCCCTGCTGCTGGGAGTGGGCGTGCTGATCGCCAGCTTCGCCGCCGGGCGGCGTGCCGGGGTCAGCGCGGCGGATCGGTAGCGGCGGCGTACACGCGGACGTGGTCCACGATCATCTGCTGTGGGAAGCGGGTCGTGGAGTCGGGCGGGCCGGGCCAGTCGCCGCCGACGGCCAAGTTGAGCAGGAGGTAGTAGGGCACGTCGAAGTCCCAGCCGCCGGGCGGGGCGTCCGCCTTCCGCTCGGTGGCGTAGACCTGTCCGTCGACCAGGAAGGAGATGCGGTCGGGATACCAGTCGGCGGCGAAGACGTGGAAGCCGTCGGCGAACTTGCCTCCGTCGGGCAGCCGGTAGGAGTTGAGCTCGTCGTAGCCCTTCTCTCCGTGCAGGTTGCCGTGGACCGTGTCCGGCTCGTGCCCGAGGTGCTCCATGATGTCGATCTCCCCGCGCCCGCTGCCCTGGGGAGAGCGCCGCGCCCAGAAGGCCGGCCACATGCCCTGACCTGTGGGCAACTTGATGCGGGCCTCCACCCGCCCGTAGCGCTGGACGAACTTTCCCGCCGTGAACAACCGGGCGGAGGTGGCCGCGCACACGCGGGGGCTGCAGTCGTAGCCGCCCGCGTCGTCGGACCGGGCAGTGATCACCAGCCGGCCCTGGCCGTCCACGACCGCGTTGCGTGGCGTGTAGTACTCCAACTCGTTGTTGTAGCCGAGATGGTCGTCGACCAGATTCCACTTCGCCGGATCCGGCGGCCCGGCGGGACCGTCGAACTCGTCTGCCCAGACCAGCCGCCACCCCGACGGCGCCTTCGCCGGCGTCGGCGCGGGCTCACGCCCGTTCACCACGTAGAGCGTGCCCGCGACCGCGACTGCGAACGTGAGGACCAACGCCCCGGCCACCCACCAGCCCGTTCGATCGCGGCCGGACGCCGCCCTGGCAGTGTGGGGTGAACCGCCGGCGACTCGCGCCCGCCGGTGGCGCGCACCTCGGCCGAGATCCCGGTGCCATGCGCGGTCATCGGACACGGACCTCTACCCTCTCGACGGCATGCTGTGCCATCGTACGACGCTTCTCCGGCGAGCCTGAGCCTCTGCGAAAGAGCGTGGTCGGGATGTACGAAAGCCGCCCTCCGGGCCGCCTGCTGATCCGCGCAGAGACGGCCAAGGCCCTCTCAAGGCTCACGTGCAAGAACGACGTGTTCGAGAGTTTCCGCCCTCCTGGCCCCGGACTAACGGTCACGAGCTCAAGCGGTACTTCCCGCTGAATGAGACCGAGTCGACGGGCCCGCCCGACCTCGCACGATCCGGCCTGTGCCGCGACGGTACTCTCACGCCCTTGTGGATCCATACGACGTACGCCACGGCGGCGACCGCGTTCTATCCCATCGTTGACTCCCCCAGCCGCGCCACCGCCTTTATCAACTCGAGCTCGGCGTCGTCATACGCGGATCCGATGTGATCAATATCGCGCGAGCCTTGCTGGGAGGAGTGCACTATCTGCACCGCTCTCACACTTGACGCCGTCTTCAGCTTGCGCGCGTACGAACACACGCCGACAGCTTAGAAGGACCGGTTAGTGCGCACCTTGCGCACTGAAAACCGCAGGTCACAGCTCTGCAGACAGGCCTGAAACGCCAGAGTGATAAAAGTTAGGACTGAGCAGGCGTCATCCTGACTAGCGCCAACCGCAACGACGTCACCCAGCTCCGCCCGCTCCTGGACGCCATCCCCAAGGTGCGTGGCAAGCGTGGCCAGCCCCGTCAGCGCCCCGACGTCGTGCTCGCCGACCGCGGCTACGACCACGACAAGTACCGCCGCCTGGTACGCGAGCTGCAGATCCGGCCGCTGATCGCCCGCCGCGGCACCGAACATGGCTCCGGCCTGGGCAAACAACGCTGGGTCGTCGAGCAGACCTTCGCCCTGCTGCACACCTTCCGACGCCTGCGGATTCGCTGGGAGGTCCGCGCCGACATTCACGAGGCTTTCCTCAAGCTGGCCTGCGCACTGATCTGCTGGCGACGCCTCACTTTATTGCGTTAGAAGCTCTTAGCCGCGCCAGCAGCTGTTACTCCGGAACGACCAGGGCCGCGATTGGCGATCAGCCCTAGGAGGAACGTTGCTCGGGGCCGTGCGTGAAGAGCTGGACCGCGTCGACGAAATCGGCCAGTGGGACGTGGCGGGCCGATGTCCTGAATGTGCCTAGTGTAGGCGAGGTGATACCGAGTTCCTGCACGCGCTGGCTGATGCGGTAGCAGCGGCGCGGCCTAGCATGATCCCGACGTAAATGCCGCTGGAGCCGCGCCATTCCTTTGCACCAGAAGACTAAACAATCAAACTGAGAGACATTTATGGAAGCCGTATCGGAATACATAGCTTCGCAACGTTCGAAATCCTCTACTGGCGGCTAGATATCGCCAAGTAGCCCCAACAACGCGATTACGGTCGCGGATTATCGCCCGCTCAATCCGTCCGCCGCCGGGCCACTCACCCCTCACAACGTCCGCTTCCGAAGGGCGGAATCTCGAGGGCGTCCGACACCAATAGACACGCTGCCCAAATATCCGTTGGTCATATCTGCACTATCACATAACCAGGCATCGACCAAGGCAAACAGGACCACCATCTACGCGAACTCGTACACATCAATGATGACAAGACCATCCGTGCTGGCAGTTTGATCATCGATCACCCTCGAGAGTTCGGGCGCTTCCTTAAGGTACATCTTATCGAAAGGCGCGATAGTCAAGTGCACACCTACCCATTTATCAGATTTCATCAAAACCCTTATCGGCCTATTTTCAGACATGATAGACCATTTCTTCGATTGCAGAGTTTTGACGGCTTTATCGAGGGAGTCCCGGGCGCTACCGCTACCAACATCGATCACAAAAAAATATGTTATTTCAGCCCTCCTATTGACGTCACTCTGGACCGTGGTTTCACCTCTGACCGCACCGATTCCGCGCACTTCATTGAGAACGACGGGATCCACCTGAAGCGTTCCACGGAACCATGCGCACCCGCCGACAAGGAGTGCCACACAGGCGAGACCTGCCGTCACTTCGAGAAAGCGATCCCACCGCAGTCCTCGCAGCGCTAAACCGTGACCCTTCCAGCAGTCAAGGCGCCTCGTCAAGGGCACGTGCCCCCTCCCCGTCTCTCGTTGATGCACTTCCAGTATTCTTCCGCAACGCCTCTCGTCGACCAATAGCCTTTCAGCGTGGCCTGCCGTCCGTAAGCGATATGAGCATCGTCCCGATCCAGGACGCCCGTTTCTAACCAGCGCACGAATTTGGAATACTGCAGATCATTTATGGAAGCCGTTGTGGGATCTTTTACCGTGACTCCCGAACACCCGCAGTAAGCCAACGCCGCTTGCTTGTCATTGATGTGTGTTAGCCTGCCAGTGGACGGGTCTTTATAAACTATTGTTTTCTTCAGATGCCTCAAGTAAGCGGCGGCAAGGTGTATAGCTCTCGACGGGTTCATCAGTTGATCGATGACCTTCCCCAGAGAAGCCTTCTCCCACTCCTTACCATAATACTTTATCAGCATCCATCGAGCCTTGTATGCCTCAAGTTGGACAACGCCAGCAGAGGCCGCCCACCCTCCAGCAGGGTCACGCCTTAAAATTGCTTCCTTCACTGCGGCGAGCGTCGCTCCAGCCTTGCCCAACTGCACCTCCCAGTCCTTGCTCTCGAACAAGACTACCGCTGTGAGAACGTTTCTATCAATCCCGTGAGTCCGGGCAGCATCATTGATAGCTTTCCAGTGGCGGATAATACTCTTGTACTGGCTGTAATACTTATAGCGAGAGGCAGCGGTGCCGTTGGACGCATTCTGCGGCACCGCATAGCTGCTATACCCGAGCTTCGCGGCAACTTGCTGCATCCTTCTCCATTCGCCGAGTCTCGGATCTGCGGAATGTTCCCTAGCTGCCCTCTCCATGGCTGCGAAGCTTTCCAGCCCACCGGCTGATACCCAGCTGAATGCCAGCTGCTCATCCGTCATTGTGGGTGACCAGTTCGCCATGTATTCATTCTGTACCTTTTCGCTGGCGTACCAGAAGTTGGGCTGGTCGACGGGTCGGCCGTTTGGCATGACTTCCCAGCCGAGCCTAGCTAGTTCTTCGTTGCCGATGTAGGGATTCCATTCGAATTGTCGGATCCAGGTCGGGTCGATTACATCGGCGCTGCCGCACGACAGGATGTCGCAGGCAGTGGCTCCGCCTCCGATATCGCCTCTGGAGCCGCAGCTGCCGATACACTGTCCGCCTCCCGACGATCCGGAGCTGCTGTAGCTGCCCGCCGAGATAGTGGTGTAGCCGCTCGATCCGAAGCCGCCATAGCTGGTCCCGGCGAGCGAGCCGCTGTCGACGGTGTAGTGGCCACTGGGGTCGGTGCCGGTGAGAGGCGAGGCGTTTGCGTAGGCATAGCGGTTTGCCTGGACGGAGGGGTTGGGAGTGAGGGTGGCGGTGTCGCGACTGGTGAAGGTGCCGGAGCCGGGCTGGTACCAGCGGGCGTGCATGTTGACCTTGCCGGTGTCCGGGTCGGTGTATTCACCCTGGTAGCCGAGGCCGACCTTGGTGCCCGTCTGGGCGGTGACGGTGCCGTACGGGTCGTAGGCGGTCGAGGTCTGCAGGCTGGTGGTGAAGGTGGCCACCAGGTCGCCGTGCAGGTCGCTGAGCGCCGCCACGGCCGCGCCGGTGCCTTCCATGAGGCCGAGCAGGCCGCCGCCGGGATCGCGGGCGTACTTGGCCTGGATGGCGCCGCTACTGTCAGTGATGGCAGCCAGGTCGTTGCTCAGCCCGGCGTAGGCGAAGGTCTGCTTGGTGGTGCCACGGATGCGGCTGGTCATGCGGTCGAGGGCGTCGTAGCTGTAGAGGCTGTCGCCGTCGGCGATGAGTCGATCGAAGGCGTCGAAGGTGTAGTTGGTGGTGGCCCCGGCCTTGGTGCTGGTGGCGAGGGTGCCGCGCGGGGTGTAGGTGTAGTCGGTGCCGTCGCCGCTGGTCAGACGGTTGCGCTCGTCGTAAGTGAACGTCGCGTTCCCTGCCTTGGTCCGGTTGCCGCCGGCGTCCCACTCATAGGCAGTGGTGGCGCCGCCGGGGGCGGTCCAGGAGGTGAGGCGTCCGGCGTGGTCGTAGCCGTAGGTGTTGGTACCCGGCCCGGCCAGGCCCGTGGTGGTCTTGGTGGTGAGATTGTCGTCCTTGTCCCACTTATAGGTGATCTGGGCGAGCTGCGTGCCGGACCCGTTCTTCAGCGTCTGGCCGGTGACGCGGTCCATGTTGTCGTAGTCGATGGTCTGGGTGCTGGCCGTGCCGCTGGTGGCGGTGATGGTCATCAGCCGGCTGGCCGGATCGTAGCCGTAGGTGAGAGTACGAGCGGTGAGCGGGTCGGTGGCAGTCTTCAGACGGTTGGCGTTGTCCCAGGTGAAGATTGCCGTGCCGGCGGCGTCGGTGCGCTGGGTGGGATTGCCGAGTTCGTCGTAACCATAGGCGGTCTCCTGCGTCGACCCACGAGAGACCTTCAGCGGCAGGCTACGGTCGTTGAAGTCGACGGTCAGGTCGCCGGCAGTGGTGGGGCGGCCGGCCAGGTCGTAGCCAAAGGTGCGCTCCGCCGTTGCCGCGCCGCCGCCCTCACCGGTTTCCTTGGTAAGCCTTCCCAGATGGTCGAAGGTGCGGTCGATGCGCACTCCACCGGGCTGGATGGTGGCCGTCTGGTTGCCTGCCTTGTCGTAGATCTGGGTCCACGTACGGTCGGCCGCGTTCGGGTGGGCTGTGGTGGACGGCTCGGTCACCGTTTCAACCAGACCGAGACTGTTGTATGTGGTCCAGGTGGCATTGCCACGGCCGTCGGTGATGCGGGTGCGGGCACCGGTTGCGTCGTACCCAAAACTCGTAGTGATCGACTTGTCGGCGGAGACGGGCTCGATTAGCGAGGTGGCTCGGTTCAGCGCATCGAAGATCTGCTTGGTGACGTGGCTCTCGGGAGAGGTGGCGCTGATCTCGTTGCCTGCCGCGTCGTAGCCGTAGCCGAAGGTGCGTAACACCGCGCCGGTTGCGTCTAGGTCCTTGGCGACGGTCTTGCGGCCGGCCAGGTCGTATTCGGCGGTGGTGACGTTGCGGTTCGGGTCGGTCG
This genomic interval from Nonomuraea helvata contains the following:
- a CDS encoding glycosyltransferase family 2 protein, with the protein product MISIVIVSKDEPGLDSTLDGVTRAAESAGLPYEIIVVDASEGRLDAIAAAHPHVRWTAFSPPPGVSVTIPHQRNTGVRAAKGEIVVFTDAGCLPQGNWLRRLVTPMLDEGESVVSGLVTGPEGHDSLYDADARRRAADRYLPECGTGNLAVRREVFDEVAGFDETFGYGSDVDFSWRVQDAGHRIRSAGDAVVTHEWGDRRRQLRRSYVYGKARARLYLKHRSRRAHLLRREPMVVAYPLFLLGLPLTLWFPFYPALLLVPAWRNRHNGPVRVLADHLVYGAGVLAELAAPRGRAGR
- a CDS encoding glycoside hydrolase family 16 protein; translated protein: MAGALVLTFAVAVAGTLYVVNGREPAPTPAKAPSGWRLVWADEFDGPAGPPDPAKWNLVDDHLGYNNELEYYTPRNAVVDGQGRLVITARSDDAGGYDCSPRVCAATSARLFTAGKFVQRYGRVEARIKLPTGQGMWPAFWARRSPQGSGRGEIDIMEHLGHEPDTVHGNLHGEKGYDELNSYRLPDGGKFADGFHVFAADWYPDRISFLVDGQVYATERKADAPPGGWDFDVPYYLLLNLAVGGDWPGPPDSTTRFPQQMIVDHVRVYAAATDPPR
- a CDS encoding glycosyltransferase, coding for MKVLVFPRDSNPYQDLLYGELRGIGVRVHYLGELTSSHTLNLLLLPAELAVRRLAGARIVHLHWVWKFALPGGARMRRPAQLWFAAVLGIVRLLGLRLVWTAHNVLPHRPVFADDAAARRTLVRHCDLVIAHHSAALDRLAALGAVPSRAAVIPHGPFPAPPLPPPGGSGEPRTFLFFGRIEPYKGVEDLLAAFTTLPGGLDVRLVIAGSCPDAALAARLEASAADDDRIDLRLGRVRDEDVARLFAEGDVVVLPFREITTSGSALLALAHGRPLIVPALPALAGLPAAALAGYRDGVTGLTAALRMAAGWDAATLASMSEAALEHVNGVGWTEIARATRNGYATVLRDRGGQMRERVRTLFRNVLVRGTFLLLANTVLLAAGGFAFFTLAARNYPVEAVGWLTAVTASVNLLSTIAGLGLPTTLLRHLVKADDPRRLAAIAVIAVGAIGGLLALLSLLILAPLLPGGPELIRQPGTITLITVLVMVTAVGGTLDAGLVAVRGTAALLAKNVAGTVLKVGALLPLVPLGFTGLVLAYGGGTLLACLLGGAALWPRLHRVRDRARPMELLRRYLPFSAAGYLATALGMLPSTVVPLEVLDIRGPQAAAYFAIAFQVAAFLNFIPSTSAQVLFAEAQRISLRRYLRKAVVGIYGLLVPAVAVIVVGAPYILRVFGEGYAAQAAQTLRVLGLAALVGAGNYLVDTILISRDRTGAYVFMNGANAALVLGLVAALLPYGLTAAALGWTLAQGLSLLLGVGVLIASFAAGRRAGVSAADR